ATCATCGCAAATAGCAATACCCCACACGATCAACGTGTTAAACTGGCGATACGCGATCGCGTACTAACCTTTCTGTCTCAACATCTTCCGAAACATCTCACATACAGTCAAACCGCACTAGAAATTCAGCGCGACATATCAAAGATCAATTCGTTGATTCATGACGATCTAAATCATATGGGGATCACTTACAACAGCACAACAACCTTTGGAATGACATGGTTTCCAAGAAAATTCTATGGCAATCACGTCTTCCCAGCTGGTAATTATGAGGCATTGCGCATTGTTCTAGGAAAAGGGCAAGGACATAATTGGTGGTGTGTCATCTTTCCCCAACTGTGCTACGTTGCCATGAATGCCCGCGCGATTCCCCGAACAGGAGCCTTTCCACAAACACCACCATTAGCTGTCACGAGCATCACAGAACCTAATGGAAAGCGAATCCCTGTGCAACTCCGTTTAGCCATTGTCGATTATGGTCAACAATGGCTATCCATCGCAGAACTACAGACCCATCTTCTGTGGGTTCATTTGCAACGTACGCTATAGCTGTTATCCACGATGTAAGATGCCTCTCTGAATCCCTATTGACATTAAAGTTAGATATAAGGTTTATGCTATAAACAAATCCTATGGAGGTGTTCAGAAATGTCCAAACGGCACGTTGAAGTATTTATCGCTGGCTGCCCATTCTGCGATGATACAATCCAACTCGTAAAAAGCTTAGTTTGCGGTGAGTGTGACGTTCAGGTTTATGATCTGCGCCAAGCTGCGCCACAAATGAATGTCGGAATAAGGCAACCCAATACGGCATTCATCGCGTGCCAGCAGTGGTTGTCGACGGAAAGCTGATGGACTGCTGTCAAAACCAACAGCCGGTAACCCGTAAGTCTTTGATCAACGCGGGGATCGGACAACATTAAAACCCTGAATTTTCGTTTCAAAGGGGATGTCCAAACATGAAGAAAGCACTGCACATCGGGGAATTAAGCCGCCAATTCCTCATTCCGACGCAAACGGTGCGCTACTACGAGAAGATCGGGCTGCTTGATCCCCCTCATCGGACGGACGCCAGGTATCGGGTATACTCTGAATACGACGTGGAACGCTTGCGATTCATCTTACAAGCCAAACACTTCGGGCTTTCCCTTGACGAAATCAAGGAGATCATCAAGCTTCGAACCGATGGGATCGTCCCCTGTCAACATGTGCAAAATTTGGTCAAACGCCATTTAGACGATCTAGATGTCCGAATAAAAGAGATGCTGGAATTTAGAGATACGGTGGCTCTCCGGTATCAAATGTTTCAGGAGGTTGAAGCGATGAATTGCAGCGGCACCATCTGCAAATACATCGAAAAAGAGACGTTGACGTAGCCTATGTATTTGTAGGGTTCTATGTGATCAGCCACCGATTGGCGGCTGATCAAATGCGTATAGCTTGTCCCGCGATGATCGGGATGAGGAAATGGGGTTTTACAAGACTGCATTCGAGGGTGGTGAGGGCAGAGGCGTTTATGTCATCAGCAATCTTCCGATTTAGCTGACAGCCGCCTGCAATGTGTTGCCAAACGGGGTTCAATGAATTTTGTACCATGCGGGAAACAGCCTCATTGTGCTGCACGTGTTCCATGAAAAGATACTGTCCACCGGGCTTTAGCACGCGGTAAATTTCGGATAAGACTTGCCGCACATTTGTCACAGAACACAGTACGAGACTGGTTATCACTGTATCGAACTGCCCGTCCCCCACATCCATGTTTTCGGCCGTCGATGGAATCAAGGGGAGAGAATCATAGGTTTGTTTTAAGTAGGTGCGCATGTGTGCATCTGGCTCAAGCAACGTAATTTCGCTCACCTTTGAACCGAGTGTGGAAATGTCTAAACCCGTACCCGCACCTACAATGAGCGTTCTTCCGTAGGCTTTGCTGTTCTGCTTTTCCCTGATTTCCCCAACAGCCTGTTCTACGTACCGCTGCCCCCAAACATAAAAACGTGTAAAGCGCGGGTGATTGACACACACAGAAGAGACCTCCCCTTCAGAAAAACATTCAACGAATTTACCGTGGTGGGTAGTTGACGTTAGGTTACGATCAGACGACCGTACATTCCTGCCGCCGCATGTCCTGGAACCGGGCATAAATAGTGATACGTCCCTGCGGGCAGCGTCAACGTCTCCGTACGGATTGCATACTGTGCGGTTTGGAGGTTTTGCGTCGTGCGCGGCGGCAATGGCATCAAAATAAAGTCATTTTGAATCCCCATCATCACCATGGATGAGTATGGCGGCGGCGTCTCCGTCACTTCAAAGCCGTGCATGTATCCCCAGTCCGTATTGACAAGTTCAATGGTGATGCGCGCATGGGCAGGCACGACAAGAGTTGGATTCACCAACCCATCGACTTCAAACGTCATATTCGGCACACCGTGCGGAGAGGCAAGCGCAACAAGATTCACGTTTTTTCCGCGATAAACGATACGATTTGTCTTTTTGTCGATCCTTGCAGCCTGCTCCCCCGCGCGAATCGTTGTAGCGAGTTTTGCGCTCGATAGCCAGGACGTTCGGCGGGTCACGCCTCCCACGGATGATCCTATCGGCCCCGTTGCTGCATAACCGCCACCCATCATGCCTCCATAGCCTTGCCCACTGTACATTCTGAAGGCAACCATGAAAACGCCCGCCAACACGATAAACCCTGCGAGGGCGATCAACCCCCACAGCCAAATGGATCGTCCCATTTTCACTGCGTGACACCCCGTTTCAATTACAGACGCATGGGCACATCTTCTTGCTGAAGAATGACGAAAAGTTTTTGATACTCTTCGACACTGATTTCACCATTCGCTAAACGTTTCTTTAACGTATCGACCGGAGAATCCGCCTGTTGCTTGATCGGCGCAGATGCCCCTTGAGAGGATTGACGATACCCACGCGAGAAAATCCCTCCACCACAACATCCCATTTCAGATCCCACCTTTCAATTGTTGGCTTCATCCTAGCGCGCAAGTGTGAAGAAAGTGTGTGCACGTCATTCTAAAAATGGTTCGTTTATCATGAGAGAGAAATTGCAAGGATTGGCGGTTTACTTATCCTCATCGCCACAGTACTGCCGGGAGTCTGCGCGATTGAAGGATTCCACCTGAATAAAATGGCTCCGCGCTCCATCTTCACCGTATTCCCACACAAACGCGTGATGCTGCTTGACGGTATGTCCCACGACATGCACAGGACCTTGCACCACACGATAACAAGACTGGAATGGGCAACAGTACCAGTATCCATTTTCCACGATATCGCCTGAGCGCAGCAAATTTTCTACGGTCGCTTCATACTCGCGCTCTTCTTGCGTGAGGCGGTGAGACTCCCAAAATTCGTCAAGATCCCGCTCTGCAATCTGCCATTCTCCACTTCTGCGAATCTCTCGTTTCGCCGACTCAGACGTTATGCGCCAGCGATCCTCCGAGTCTAATTTGCTTTTGACGCTGCTCACGCGCGCCGGATGCGACAAAACGCTCGGATCTTCGAGCCCTTGCGCAACCAGCAAATAGGAAGACAGTGCCGTCCAGTAGGATTCTTCTGCCTCTTCGTGCAGATCAGCCGGAACCTTTTTCCCCTCCGTCAGTCTCCCTACCGTCGAATCCCCTGTCCGTCTTCGCGTTCGCGCCTCTTCTGCTAAAAGAATGGATTCTTTAAATTTGTCACCCTCCAACCTCGCCAACTGGATCTTCGACGACAGTAGAGATTCCAGATCATCCGCCGCGCGCTGCAACCCAATGAAATGCTCCAACGGACAAGTATGGCCAGATTCTACCCGTTTCCCAAGTCGAATCGGCAAACTCACGCGGGCACTCCCCGCAAACGCAGCCTCCTGTCTGGCGGCAACCATGAGATCAGGAATCCTTCCGTACAAAACCTCCGCCTGCTCATGCGTGATGCTCGCCACCGAGCGCTTCTGATCATCCTCCCGCGCATCCTGCAAAAGTGCATCCCCCATCACTTGAAAACAGCGCGCGGCGCGCGCAATGGCTTTTGCATGCGGCTCTGTCGCGTCCAAAAGCTCCATCTCAAGAACGTACACATCTTGCCCGATCCTGTGATAACCTTCCAAGTGCTCATCAGAGCAATATCGTTCGCCCGCCAAAATGGTTCGAATCCGGTTCAAAATGCTCATAGGCTTGCCTCCGCTCCCTTTTCGTGCCACACAACGCAACCGTGAAACTACGTCTCGTTTATCAGACAATCGTCACCTTAGAATCACACCCTAAGCCAATCATGATATAATAAAAATGCATTATTCCCGTACACAAAGTTTGAATCGAATAAAGATCGTTTTGGGAGGTCCTGTTTCCATGAGTGCGATCCGTTTGACTTCAGCCATTATACGTCAAGGTGAATGGTTTGTGGCTCGCTGTCTTGAAGTGGAAGTAACCAGCCAGGGCAAAACCTTAGAAGATGCCCTAAACAATCTACAAGAGGCGTTGGAGCTATACTTCGAAGATCACGACGCACCGACTGGTACAACTCCGATCATTGCGCCTGTTGAAGTCAATGTGCAATGAGTCCACGTTTGCCTGTCGTTTCCGGAAAACAAATGATTGCCTTTTTAACTCACGCCGGATTCTCATCGATCGGTCAAAAAGGCAGCCATCATAAAATGCGCCATCCAGATGGAAAAATCGCGATTATTCCAATGCACAGAGAGCTTGCCCCAGGTACACTGCAATCGATTTTGCGGCAATCCGACATGACCCTCGATGCGCTTCATGAATGGTTAAGGGATTGACGTTGTAACCGTGAAACTACGTCTCGTTTATCAGACAATAAGGTTTTGCAGACATAAAAAACGCGGACGCACAGATTCGCGAGAACCCGCACGCCCACCTCGTTTTTTAAATGCACTTACGCCACATCATAACCCGCATTTTCAATCGCCAGCTTCAAATCCGCAAGCGTCGCCTTGCCTTCTTCATAGGTTACGGTCGCCTGGTTTTTCTCAAGGCTCACGTCCGTCGACGTCACCCCGTCAACCGCCTGCAGCGCCTTCGTGACCGATTTGACACACCCCTGACAGGTCATCCCCTGTACCTCAATCGTTGCCACCGCCATCCCATCACCTCCTTTCAAATGGTCTTTTCATGCATTCACAGACGACCACAAGCGCACGCCCCAACTCACACCGTCGAGCGAAAACGCCGGAGCAGCACGGAGTTACTCACGACACTCACCGAACTGAGCGCCATGGCGGCGCCGGCGATTACCGGACTGATGAACCCGAATGCGGCCAGCGGGACACCGAGTGAATTGTAACCAAACGCCCAGAACAGGTTTTGCCGAATTTTTTTTATGGTCGCCTTCGAGAGACGGATCGCAGTGACTACGCTCAAAAGATCCCCGCGCAAAAGCGCGATGTCCGCCGTCTCTATCGCTACGTCCGTGCCCGATCCGATGGCAAAACCGATCTCTGCAGTGGCAAGCGCCGGGGCGTCGTTGATCCCATCCCCCACCATGCCGACCACGTTTCCTTCTCTTTGCAGCTTTTTGACCATCTCCGCCTTTTGCTCAGGCAGCACCTCCGCAAAAACGCGCTCTTGCAAAATCCCAACCGATTGGGCGATCGCCTGTGCTGTCTTGCGGTTATCCCCCGTCAGCATGTACACCGAAAGCCCGAGCGAAGTCATCTCTGCAATCGCCTGCCGCGACGTCTCTCTGACCCCATCCGCCACTGCGATGATTCCGAGCAGTTCGCGTTCGCGCGCCACCCACATCGCCGTCTTGCCCATCTCCTCAAAGCCTGTCCGCCTGTCTGTCCGCTTTGTCCTCCAGTACAACGCCTTCGCGCTCCATGAAGGCGCGGTTGCCAATCAACACGAGCATGCCCTCCACCATTGCGCGCACGCCATAACCCGGAATGGCCGTTGTATCTTTCGCCTTCGGCAAAATCAGACCCTGCGCTTGCGCATGAGAAACGATCGCCGCGCCCAGCGGATGCTCCGACTCGCGCTCAACAGAGGCTGCCAATGCGAGCAGATCCCGCTCCCACACGCGATCAGACAGTGCAGCCACGTCTGTCACCTCCGGGCGACCGCTCGTAATCGTCCCTGTCTTGTCAAGGATCACCGCCGTCAGTCGATGTGCCTGTTCGAGTGCTTCGCCGCCCTTGATCAGGATGCCATTCTCGGCGCCTTTTCCTGTCCCCACCATGATCGCCGTCGGCGTCGCAAGACCAAGCGAACAGGGGCACGCGATGACCAGAACCGCCACCGCATTGATCAGCGCGTGCGTGAACCCGGCCGCAAAATACCACCCGATAAACGTCACGAGTGATACAACAAGCACAATCGGCACAAAAATCCCCGACACCTTGTCTGCCAGCTGTTGAATCGGCGCCTTCGACCCCTGCGCCTCGTCCACCATGCGAATGATCTGCGCCAGCGCCGTGTCGCGCCCCACCTTGGTCGCCCGCATGTGAAATGCGCCTTCCTTGTTGAGTGTCGCGCCAAACACCGCACTGCCCGCCTCTTTTGCCACAGGCATGCTCTCTCCCGTCAGCATCGATTCATCAATCGACGTCCGCCCCGACAGGATGATCCCGTCCACCGGGAGGCTCTCCCCCGGCCGCACGAGCAGCTCATCCCCTGTCACCACCTGCTCTGTGGGAATGTCCATCTCTTGACCGTCGCGAATCACGCGCGCCGTTTTTGCCTGCAACTTTACGAGCGCCCGCACCGCGCGCGACGTCTGCGCCTTCGCCTTATGCTCAAGCAGTTTGCCCATCAAAATGAGCGTCGTGATCAGCGCCGCCGAGTCAAAGTAGAGACCAGACGGGATGCGCCAGATGACGACTGCCAAACTGAACAAATAGGCGGCCGATGTCCCCAAAGAGACGAGCACATCCATGTTTGGCGCGCCGCCGCGCAGGGCGTGATACGCCCCTTTGTAAAAGCGCCAGCCCACCACAAACTGAACTGGTGTCGCAAGCGCGATTTGCAGCCACACAGGGAGCATAAAAGACGCGTGTGGGATAAATCCGCTGACCATCTGGATCAAGAGGGGCAGCGTCAACACGACGCCCACCCAAAACGCGTCTCGCAAGTTGCGATACGCAATGCGCTGATCCTCGCGCTCCTCGCCCAACGCCTCCGTGACCGGTTCCGCGCCATACCCTGTCTTCTCAATGACACGAATGATCGCGTCTGGCGTCAGTGTCCCAGCAGCATACTCCACAACCGCCTTTTCGCTCGCGAGATTGACGTTCACCCGCACGACACCCGGTGCTTTGTTCAACTGTTTCTCGATACGCGCCGCACACGCCGCGCATGTCATCCCCGTGATGTTCATCTGAATCTGCTCGGAAGGGACGCGCTCCGTTTCAAGAACTGCCTCTGCCATCTGCGATCACCTCTACCCCTTCATACTCGCCCGGATCACGTGCATCAATTCGTCAATCTTCTCATCCCCGCCGCCACCTTGAATGGCGTCCACCACACATCCGCGCGTGTGACTCTCAAGGAGCGCCAACTCGATTTTTGCGAGCGCCGATTTGATCGATGAAAATTGCGTCAAAATGTCTACACAATAGCGATCTTCTTGAATCATCTTTTGTATGCCACGCACCTGACCTTCCACTTTGCGCAACCTGTTCAATAAATCTTCTGCATCCTTTTGGTACCCGTGCATTTCATCACCACCCGACACAGATAGTATACCCCCGCACCCTATTTGTCAAATGCGAAAAATTGTGCTAAGGTTGCCCCACAACAATTCTGTTTTCGAATCATTTCAGGAGGTAAAATCTTGCCTATTTCATGGCTGATTTCTGGTACTGCAGGCATGGTTACCGCTTTTAATCCATGTGGTATTGCACTTCTTCCTTCTTACCTCATGTACTTGCTCTCTGGTCGAATTCATAGGCCAAGGTGGGGATGGATGGACGGCTTGCGTGCCGGAATGCTCATGACCTTAGGGTTTATCCTCATGTTCGGGGTTGCGGGTCTCCTGGTCTCTACCCTAGGTCAGTGGCTTTTTGGCGCAGCACCCATACTGTCGATTCTCTTAGCCATACTCTTGTTTATCATGGCCTTCTATGTTTGGCGTGGCAACCTTTATCTTGGATTCCACACAGGGAAACTAACCACTCGCCTTGAAGGACTCTTTGCGCGAGGTTCCTCCGGTTCTTTTTTTCGCCTTTGGAATCGCATTTGGCATTGCATCCCTGAGCTGTAGTTTACCCGTTTTTGTCAGCGTGGCATCCCAGGGATTCGTTACGGGATTCAGTAACGGGATTATCTCATTTTTAGCTTACAGTATTGGGATGGGGATTGTGATCACCATCCTATCCATACTTGCCACAACAGCTCGGCAAACGGTTGAGGTTTTTATTCAATTCGCGCTTCCTTATATCCAGAAGTTGAGTGCGATCGTAATGATCTTCGCAGGACTTTATTTATTGTGGTACTGGCTGGAAGGCCCTCGCGGTCTGCTTATTACAGGCTTATAAAAGATCGCGAGAGGGTCAAGCGAAAGGAGTTTATCATTTTGAATCGATCCATAAAGCATTTGATTGAAATCACGATTGCATTTGTAACGATTCTTTTTCTTCTCGCCATTACCTTCTTTACTTGGCGGTTTGTATCAAATATCCACCCTATTCCCAAGTCAAATCCGGCTACTCCAAATACGAATAACCCTGCATCCAATCCAAATGTCGATCCTGGAGCGTCACTTGGAAACAAAATGGCCCCCAACTTCACATTGACCAATCAATTTGGAAAATCGATCTCTCTAAAGAATTATAGGGGTAAAATTGTTGTTTTGACATTTATTGATAGCAAATGCACCA
This genomic interval from Ferroacidibacillus organovorans contains the following:
- a CDS encoding heavy metal translocating P-type ATPase; the protein is MAEAVLETERVPSEQIQMNITGMTCAACAARIEKQLNKAPGVVRVNVNLASEKAVVEYAAGTLTPDAIIRVIEKTGYGAEPVTEALGEEREDQRIAYRNLRDAFWVGVVLTLPLLIQMVSGFIPHASFMLPVWLQIALATPVQFVVGWRFYKGAYHALRGGAPNMDVLVSLGTSAAYLFSLAVVIWRIPSGLYFDSAALITTLILMGKLLEHKAKAQTSRAVRALVKLQAKTARVIRDGQEMDIPTEQVVTGDELLVRPGESLPVDGIILSGRTSIDESMLTGESMPVAKEAGSAVFGATLNKEGAFHMRATKVGRDTALAQIIRMVDEAQGSKAPIQQLADKVSGIFVPIVLVVSLVTFIGWYFAAGFTHALINAVAVLVIACPCSLGLATPTAIMVGTGKGAENGILIKGGEALEQAHRLTAVILDKTGTITSGRPEVTDVAALSDRVWERDLLALAASVERESEHPLGAAIVSHAQAQGLILPKAKDTTAIPGYGVRAMVEGMLVLIGNRAFMEREGVVLEDKADRQADRL
- a CDS encoding metal-sensitive transcriptional regulator, with the translated sequence MHGYQKDAEDLLNRLRKVEGQVRGIQKMIQEDRYCVDILTQFSSIKSALAKIELALLESHTRGCVVDAIQGGGGDEKIDELMHVIRASMKG
- a CDS encoding HAD-IC family P-type ATPase, which gives rise to MYWRTKRTDRRTGFEEMGKTAMWVARERELLGIIAVADGVRETSRQAIAEMTSLGLSVYMLTGDNRKTAQAIAQSVGILQERVFAEVLPEQKAEMVKKLQREGNVVGMVGDGINDAPALATAEIGFAIGSGTDVAIETADIALLRGDLLSVVTAIRLSKATIKKIRQNLFWAFGYNSLGVPLAAFGFISPVIAGAAMALSSVSVVSNSVLLRRFRSTV
- a CDS encoding cytochrome c biogenesis protein CcdA, which translates into the protein MREVPPVLFFAFGIAFGIASLSCSLPVFVSVASQGFVTGFSNGIISFLAYSIGMGIVITILSILATTARQTVEVFIQFALPYIQKLSAIVMIFAGLYLLWYWLEGPRGLLITGL
- a CDS encoding heavy metal-responsive transcriptional regulator, with product MKKALHIGELSRQFLIPTQTVRYYEKIGLLDPPHRTDARYRVYSEYDVERLRFILQAKHFGLSLDEIKEIIKLRTDGIVPCQHVQNLVKRHLDDLDVRIKEMLEFRDTVALRYQMFQEVEAMNCSGTICKYIEKETLT
- a CDS encoding heavy-metal-associated domain-containing protein, which translates into the protein MAVATIEVQGMTCQGCVKSVTKALQAVDGVTSTDVSLEKNQATVTYEEGKATLADLKLAIENAGYDVA
- a CDS encoding sulfocyanin-like copper-binding protein encodes the protein MGRSIWLWGLIALAGFIVLAGVFMVAFRMYSGQGYGGMMGGGYAATGPIGSSVGGVTRRTSWLSSAKLATTIRAGEQAARIDKKTNRIVYRGKNVNLVALASPHGVPNMTFEVDGLVNPTLVVPAHARITIELVNTDWGYMHGFEVTETPPPYSSMVMMGIQNDFILMPLPPRTTQNLQTAQYAIRTETLTLPAGTYHYLCPVPGHAAAGMYGRLIVT
- a CDS encoding class I SAM-dependent methyltransferase, producing MCVNHPRFTRFYVWGQRYVEQAVGEIREKQNSKAYGRTLIVGAGTGLDISTLGSKVSEITLLEPDAHMRTYLKQTYDSLPLIPSTAENMDVGDGQFDTVITSLVLCSVTNVRQVLSEIYRVLKPGGQYLFMEHVQHNEAVSRMVQNSLNPVWQHIAGGCQLNRKIADDINASALTTLECSLVKPHFLIPIIAGQAIRI
- a CDS encoding stage II sporulation protein R codes for the protein MRRGVIFTFVGVCLFGLLHQFSFRPLFALASLPSSPLPANAIRIRIIANSNTPHDQRVKLAIRDRVLTFLSQHLPKHLTYSQTALEIQRDISKINSLIHDDLNHMGITYNSTTTFGMTWFPRKFYGNHVFPAGNYEALRIVLGKGQGHNWWCVIFPQLCYVAMNARAIPRTGAFPQTPPLAVTSITEPNGKRIPVQLRLAIVDYGQQWLSIAELQTHLLWVHLQRTL
- a CDS encoding type II toxin-antitoxin system HicB family antitoxin, encoding MSAIRLTSAIIRQGEWFVARCLEVEVTSQGKTLEDALNNLQEALELYFEDHDAPTGTTPIIAPVEVNVQ
- a CDS encoding SHOCT domain-containing protein yields the protein MGCCGGGIFSRGYRQSSQGASAPIKQQADSPVDTLKKRLANGEISVEEYQKLFVILQQEDVPMRL
- a CDS encoding type II toxin-antitoxin system HicA family toxin: MSPRLPVVSGKQMIAFLTHAGFSSIGQKGSHHKMRHPDGKIAIIPMHRELAPGTLQSILRQSDMTLDALHEWLRD
- a CDS encoding cytochrome c biogenesis CcdA family protein — translated: MPISWLISGTAGMVTAFNPCGIALLPSYLMYLLSGRIHRPRWGWMDGLRAGMLMTLGFILMFGVAGLLVSTLGQWLFGAAPILSILLAILLFIMAFYVWRGNLYLGFHTGKLTTRLEGLFARGSSGSFFRLWNRIWHCIPEL